GAAGGTGAGTAGTCCAAACACGACATTTAATCGAGCGAATCGTACAAATTCGGAGATACCGCTGTACTATTGTTTCTAAAACTTTCAGAGATACCCTGAATAAATGTTACTATGGTATACAATGTAAGTACCATGTGCCCTGTATGTAAAGTACTCCGCACTATCACACCAAGTACACGGCCGacgtaaataaatacaattatcgtGAAACATTTACTGGACTGTCATTACGTGTAACATAAGAAATGCGTAACAACCGCATCGCAAACTATTTACGTAAAACGATATCAAAGTGTGTTACGTGGAACGATAGTAGACGAGTTAGTGTACGGTACACGCTATCGAATTCTGATCGTACACGACCGTTACGTTTTTAGACGGCCACGATTTTACTAGGATCGACCTTCACCCGTATGAACATGGTGTTGTCTTTCACGAAATGCCGTTTCTTCACCATTTCGTGGGAAACGAATCGGGGAAAGCCGAAACCGAGGGAGTCAGGCTCGCGACTGGGCCTCTGGAAGTTCTTCCATGTTGGATCGGGTATAAAGCTTTCAACAATATTGCACGCCTTCTCCGCGACCACCGTCTGATCGAATATGGTGAACGACACGCTGTGAGAGAATGGCCACCGCAACAGAGCATCGTATTCCCCGGGAAGAATCTTTATGTATATGGAGATGTGACTTCCTTCGCCGGTTCCATTTCCGTTTAAGAAAACCGATGCCTGGAAAAGTGAAATATCACTGTCAGTAAAGGACGTCGCGCTAAGGCTTTATAATTAAGTATAATCGCGTGTGTACATACTTGCAGCTTGTAACCATATTGACTAGTGTAGAAAGGAGGGCTAACCAACTCCATGCCCTCTTTGGCCTTTGCCTCAGACATTTTGGCGCTGTAGTCTGTAATCTTCCATATCAGTGTGCCCGTGTAATTTAATGACAATTTACTGATAGCTGACTTCAGGCTGGTTATTTGATGCTGCTGCTTTGTCACCACACTGCACATCAGGCTCAGGTGCATCTTCGCGGATTCCTCTAAATGTTTATCCAACGAGAACCTGTTTCCCTGCGATAAGGAACGAAATCTGTTAGAAACATCTTCAAAGGCGACAGTGTATATCCGCAGAGAATAATGATTTCTCGATTTACCTTGAAGCGACAACCAGCATCCTTGAAAGTACAGGACAGAAGGTGCGTGGTGCAGTGGTCCTTCAAGTGAACTTCCAAGTCCTCCCTCGGTAGCACTGCAGTTTCACAGCGATGAGGACAGGCGACCGGGAAACGGCCACACTTGGTGTGATGGGCACCGAGCGTGTCGAAGACGAACTCTTTGTTGCAGTATCGACAGGCCACCAGCCTTTTCGCGCACTCGCCCAGCTTGTGCTGGCTGAGATGCCTTCTCTGCACCTTCATGCCGCATTTGTTCTCGCAGTAAAGGGGCTCGTAGCCACACGTGCCCGTGTGCTTCTGCAAAGAAACGAGTCAGAACATCAGTAACAAAGTTGGAGACACGCTACCTTAATCCTACATCTAACGACATCGAGACTGATGATTTACTTCATAAAATCTTCAAGATCTACCTCAGTCTAGAAACTCGGAACGAGTAATCCATTTAAAAAAGGTACTCGTTCAAATAATACGATACCTCACTCAGAGCTGAATATAAATTAGGAAACAGATGTGGCAACACCTAGCAGTTTAAGTAGCCCGACACGGGATCGTTCAAGTGCTAGCACACTGAGACCACCTTCGGAGCATTCATCATCAAAGGTGACTTCTCAAGGAAGTCCCTCAAACGCAGACTTCAACGAGCAGTTATGACAACTCCGACGATGTTGCTAGCCGGCGTTTGAAGTCAGCATTGACTGATTCGGCTCGAAGATATTTCAAGACGTTCACGAAAAGAGGAGGTCAAGGACTATGCCTCGGGCCATTCGGAGTCCGACGAGGCTGCCATCCGTGAAAAACTTCGGCGGGCCGTTGCAACGGCCGGCGGGCCcgtaaaaatattcaagaaatttcCTTTCGTTCCGCGCGCGCCTCCTCTTTGTTTCTGTTCCCCGGTTGGTTGTGTACAGTTAACGGCCTGGCACCCGATCGTGGTTCTCTAATTAATGCGGGAGCAGTTACCTCGAGCGTGTGACCGGTGAATTCTTTGGCACAGAAGTCGCAGCGTGCTCGCCGCTGAGCACAAGTGTACTTCAAATGGTCCTCCATGAGTACGCGCGGGATCATTGCGCCGCACTTGTTGCTGCAGGGCACCGCATCGTGCTTGCAGGTATTCAGGTGAGCCTAAACAGATCAACGAAATCGTTACAATACATTCAACACGCTTCAACGAGTGTTAAGGAACATTTGAcagtagatttacggacgtttatacacttgattctattgttcctaggaaactGTGTTTATTCATACAAACttcgaaaattgtagcttcaaaactagagCAATGCGTATTCGTATAACTGCAAGAATGAAAATTGacttaaactattactaaataatattgaaaaagttcAATATAATACGTTCCGTAAGTCTGTTAATGAAATTCGAGAGGAtctatgaaactaattaacctTTGCTCTCAGAAGTCCTTTGTTAgccgaaaataattttgatgcaCTAATGTTTCAATTCAAGTTGAACTcggtgaaatataaaataatgaattgaataataatttctattgaACTCGTATGGTAGTACAATTTTATCGAATTCCAATTTATTTCGCTTTTATCCTGACTGACGGTCTCCTTCCGACCGTCCGACGTTGGAACACGGTGTCTCCTATCCTCTAATTGTCCCGAACGATGCGTTTAATTGCCGTGCGCATTCATTCCGGTGGGAAAGAGGATACAAGGAAAATCAGAGACGCGGGGGACTCACCTTCAACTTTCTAAGTTCGTCCGACCACTTGCACCCGTCCTTGTGATGGATGCAATACACAATGGAGCCCATTATTGCCTTTTCAGCTTCCAAGTCCTGGAAATTCTGTAACGCACAAAGAACACGAGATCGTTATCGCAACGAGCTTTTCCCAGACGAAAAACGGCGCGTTTATCGCGATCGACCGGTTGCTATCGGTAACCGAGCCAGTCACGAGTTCAAATGACTGACTCGGTCCTCTCTGTTATTCGAAATTCCGCAAATTCTCTGGGCATTCTTTTTCCTCGacatttgaaaataagaaattttaacttaaacgTTTAATACCATCTTTCAACGAGTCAGTTTTATATGAGCTACATTAATATCGCCATTAAAAAGGTACGTCCGATTAAAACCGGAGATATCAACTTGAAATTGAATTCTTCCCAATTTGAACGTCGAACCGTTCAACCTCCTAAAAACTGAACTTTCCTTCAGTCTTCGTGTCGCAGATCTCGTCGCTAGCAAACAGTACGAGTAGCAACTAAAAAATCTAATGAAAACTCTCCGAATCCAACGATAATACTACCTCTAAGTTTAAGTGCTGAAAGAGAGGTTTTTCAGGGTCAGTCCGCGAACAGCGGTTTTCAACAGCAGAAACAGTTTCTCGCGCCGCGTCGAATACACTTAATTTACGAGAGAAACTAGCGATCGAATCGCACGTAACCGTGAAAATTTTTCGCCGGTCCGTGGACGACGCGTCGAGGAACTATTGTCCTCCGACGCGAGCGATCCTCAGAGCCGGAGAACTGGACCCCATCGAACGTGGGCAGCGATTAATTGGGTAACAGGTAGTCGTTGCCGGTCGACTATGTCCGCGACATAGCCCCGCGCCGAGACTCATGCCCAATAAACAACTCGTTTGGCATTCCAAGGCACCGTAAAATATGGTAATTCATTTTCTCCGATGCGCGTCTGGTACCGGTTGCTATGCTCCAATCATTCTTGCCCGGTCGACCCGCATGCCGCCCTTGTCTAGCCGGCAACGAATATTCGTGTCTCGCAGACAGACTCCCGGCGAATAGTTGGTACCGGTCGGTCCATACGTCTGTTCCTCCCTTCAGAAGCGGCGAGAATTATTTGAGTACCTCCCAACAACCCGCATAGGAGGCTCGCCGCACGAAAATACATTCAGTTTTCCCACACGCGGCCGATCGAGTTTCACGAGTCCTTTTTCAAATTGTACAGATACACCTTCTTCTGGACTATCCATTATATTCCCCTATTTTCGCCGCGTTT
This portion of the Nomia melanderi isolate GNS246 chromosome 11, iyNomMela1, whole genome shotgun sequence genome encodes:
- the Traf4 gene encoding TNF receptor associated factor 4 isoform X2: MDKAPIITDENFQDLEAEKAIMGSIVYCIHHKDGCKWSDELRKLKAHLNTCKHDAVPCSNKCGAMIPRVLMEDHLKYTCAQRRARCDFCAKEFTGHTLEKHTGTCGYEPLYCENKCGMKVQRRHLSQHKLGECAKRLVACRYCNKEFVFDTLGAHHTKCGRFPVACPHRCETAVLPREDLEVHLKDHCTTHLLSCTFKDAGCRFKGNRFSLDKHLEESAKMHLSLMCSVVTKQQHQITSLKSAISKLSLNYTGTLIWKITDYSAKMSEAKAKEGMELVSPPFYTSQYGYKLQASVFLNGNGTGEGSHISIYIKILPGEYDALLRWPFSHSVSFTIFDQTVVAEKACNIVESFIPDPTWKNFQRPSREPDSLGFGFPRFVSHEMVKKRHFVKDNTMFIRVKVDPSKIVAV
- the Traf4 gene encoding TNF receptor associated factor 4 isoform X1, which translates into the protein MVRGLSQWTKTLSFPARVSPQRPTKESKGFHVSPSASPTSPPSPINDNMDKAPIITDENFQDLEAEKAIMGSIVYCIHHKDGCKWSDELRKLKAHLNTCKHDAVPCSNKCGAMIPRVLMEDHLKYTCAQRRARCDFCAKEFTGHTLEKHTGTCGYEPLYCENKCGMKVQRRHLSQHKLGECAKRLVACRYCNKEFVFDTLGAHHTKCGRFPVACPHRCETAVLPREDLEVHLKDHCTTHLLSCTFKDAGCRFKGNRFSLDKHLEESAKMHLSLMCSVVTKQQHQITSLKSAISKLSLNYTGTLIWKITDYSAKMSEAKAKEGMELVSPPFYTSQYGYKLQASVFLNGNGTGEGSHISIYIKILPGEYDALLRWPFSHSVSFTIFDQTVVAEKACNIVESFIPDPTWKNFQRPSREPDSLGFGFPRFVSHEMVKKRHFVKDNTMFIRVKVDPSKIVAV